The genome window ttgattggcagcagttaacgggttatgtttaaaagctcataccagcattcttccctgcttggcactcagcatcaagggttggaattgggggttaaatcaccaaaaattattcccgggcgcggcgccgctgcggcccactgctcccctcacatcccagggggtgatcaagggatgggtcaaatgcagaggacacatttcaccacacctcgtgtgtgtgacaatcattggtactttaacttaactttaactttacacatacaaactgtagcacacaaaaaagcacatttaatagaaAACAAaacacgttattatggtcttacctttatgtaatttATTGGGTTGGgagcaataaccaggcgaggtgatgaagtacgtctctttgctgtagacttcagaacagactcaacacacttgacgtcaggtgcgcaacaccacgtaaattgttggccaaccaaaaagtaaccacagtacgctatagccaacattaaccaggagatggcaacagacaaacatagatcactctattacattcctccccttttagaaatgtagaagtaagttactcaaaagaaataaacaacccaaccaaaaaatgcagcagctcaataagaagccaaaaagtgcaaaaacaataatgttcgtgttggaggagttgtgaatgaatgaaatatgaaatccgtgctgcagtctgcaggtgtacctaatgttgtggccctgcagtcattcacaactcctccaacacgaacattattgtttttgcactttttggcttcttatcaaataacttttttaaatagattcgatcttgcacgtggaaagtttaagtgtgggctttagttgatataacagttttatgattgctcagcacaagaaatacgttacacacatacagttgttgacaaaatacactgtacattatatacctgtatatatatgtgtgtgtgtgtgtgtgtgtgtgtgtgtgtgtgtgtgtgtgtgtgtgtgtgtgtatatatatatatatatatatatatatatatatatatatatatatattagattagattagatttattggtccccttggggaaattcattgtcactgccatacatttaaacactagacattacacatcacacaaaaaaaaaataacaaaaagacatcatacatgactaacacacatttacaggcttgtcagacaggtcggccgggcctgctgttaagggcggctatagctgcagggatcaggcttttcctgaggcgggccctctggaatttgattgttctgtacctgcgccctgatggtagtgggatgatgtattggtgtagtgggtgagtgatatcctgaactattgtttttgccagtcgggtgatggacctgtggtttatgtctgaaatgttgggcgtgggtaggccgatgattttagctgctatgtttgtaatgcgtgtgagtttggtccggttggttacagaaagcatggtgaaaaaacatgtggaacagtacagaaggatgggttgaacaatgctttggtaaagtaataacaggagatgaggtgcaacgtatagtcctttaagtttccggatggctgacagtctttgttatatatatatatatatatatgtgtgtgtgtgtatatatactgtgtgtatatgtatatatatatatatatatatatacacagtatacatacacacacacatatatatatatatatacatatatacaggtaaaagccagtaaattagaatattttgaaaaacttgatttatttcagtaattgcattcaaaaggtgtaacttgtacattatatttattcattgcacacagactgatgcattcaaatgtttatttcatttaattttgatgatttgaagtggcaacaaatgataatccaaaattccgtgtgtcacaaaattagaatattacttaaggctaatacaaaaaagggatttttagaaatgttggccaactgaaaagcatgaaaatgaaaaatatgagcatgtacaatagtcaatacttggttggagctctgctggaccgacaccagcagatgacgtggcaccccaaaccatcactgatggtggaagctttacactagacttcaggcaacgtggatcctgtgcctctcctgtcttcctccagactctgggacctcgatttccaaaggaaatgcaaaatttgcatggttgggtgatggtttggggtgccatgtcatctgctggtgtcggtccactctgtttcctgagatccagggtcaacgcagccgtctaccagcaagttttagagcacttcatgctttcctgctgctgacctgctctatggagatggagatttcaagttccaacaggacttggcgcctgcacacagcgcaaaatctacccgtgcctggtttacggaccatggtatttctgttctaaattggcccgccaactcccctgaccttagccccatagaaaatctgtggggtattgtgaaaaggaagatgcagaatgccagacccaaaaacgcagaagagttgaaggccactatcagagcaacctgggctctcataacacctgagcagtgccagaaactcatcgactccatgccacgccgcattaacgcagtaattgaggcaaaaggagctccaaccaagtattgagtattgtacatgctcatatttttcattttcatacttttcagttggccaacatttctaaaaatcccttttttgtattagccttaagtaatattctaattttgtgacacacggaattttggattttcatttgttgccacttcaaatcatcaaaattaaatgaaataaacatttgaatgcatcagtctgtgtgcaatgaataaatataatgtacaagttacaccttttgaatgcaattactgaaataaatcaagtttttcaaaatattctaatttactggcttttacctgtatgtatgtatgtatgtatgtatatatatgtatatgtgtgtgtgtgtatatatactgtgtatatgtatatatatatatatatatatatatatatatatatataatggcgaAATTTCAGACCGTGAATCTTCAAACTGAACAATCATATCACTTAAGGAACACATGCAATGCCCGTTTTGGGACTTAAATTTACATTAGGATTAATATcacttaatcacaattaattacagtaaattacttgcttgcataatgtaAATCAACTTTTAAAAATATCGCTGAAAAATGTCAAActgtatttaaaaagaaaaagaaatgttGTACTTAGAATGCATTGATTTAAACTGAGTTACAATTTGGGAACAAGGAATTAATACATGTATTGGAAGTTGTTATGAAGTGGaaaggggtcggattaaataagctatgtttcttccttctccttttcggacatgttgcaaTGAGAAATGAAAATGTGTTATATGTGATGTTCGAAATAAAGACAACCTATTAGACTATTTTAAGGTCTTTTATatagcattttattttttattccttcTTAAATGAACAGGCGAACCGGAAAAAGTTGCTTGAGGATGTTTGTGCCAacgacagcctgctgtttcccgGCAAAAAACGCTCATTTGACGACATCCCCAACAAGGAGCTGGATCATCTGATAGTTGATGACAGGCATGGTATTATCTACTGCTACGTTCCTAAGGTACACGGACCCCTGGAGTTTGACTGTTTCACGTTGTTAAAGCGATCATTCGCCTCAACTTCAGGCTAACTTTTTAACGTCCGTCCCTCTCAGGTGGCTTGCACTAACTGGAAACGGATCATGATCATTCTCAGCGAGAGCCTGCTCCACGACGGCCTTCCCCAACAAGACCCTCTGTCTATCTCCAACAACCAGGCCCACGACAGCAGCATGCACTTCACATTTAACAAGTTTTGGAAGCGATATGGAAAGTTTTCCAGGCACCTTATGAAGGTTTGTTAGAAATTCTAGTAATGTTGTTTGTTTAGTGCTTTTGATTTGGGCGGTTTAACACAGTGATGACTACCAGAGTCTTATTCTGATTTTCCATTTTCTCTAGGAAAGAAAATATTTGactgttatttttatatattttgttgtatttatgtaacattattttttttggaaaaaatataggACAAAGACAAAATGTAAGCTAACTGTTAGAGTGTAATTCATTACTTTTGATCACCATTGTCCAGTCCCTCTAGGATTCCTTCCAGATTTTTTTGTGTGATTGTTCCGGCTAAAATGCTTTCATTTGCGGCAGTTTTTTCAGAAAATTGTAATGTTTTGAGGcctattttttcccccaaaaccaTTTAATCAACATATTATATAAGTTTGTtatcaatattttaaatgttccttgtaaccttaaccttCAAAAGCACAGGATTATAACGCAAttgtaaatactgtattgatgtcttACTTAAAACATTACTTTAAAGTAGACATTAGTTTATcataaaagcacatactcagagctcattgtcacCGTTTAAATTCATCAtaactaataatagtaacaattaaTCATAATTACAGAAGAAACCCCCCCCCAAAGGCTTTTCTATTGTCTGCTGTCTGCTCTCtcatccacaagttgcagacattctccattTATGTTTACGCTTTAAAAGTGTGTGTCCATCttcaacattttttgttacaaacaCATTTACACCTGCACgctaagagcatttgtgaactgttgagagcatTGTATAATGGTAAATGAGAGACAataagagattatcatcacacatcaACTTATCTAACATGTAAATGCAGCCTCTTTGTTTGGTCAGCATAGCAAATGAGAAtctgtttccatccatccattttctaccgcttgtctcttatggggggtgctggagcctattccagctttAATAACCAAAAATAttggcattaatcatgtatatacgcagaaTAATCACGCACTTTATTTTGACAGTACATGCTCCTTTATCTTAACAGTGGATGGTTACTTGAAAGGCTGTAAGGGTTGTtgtacagtcagtgatcaggtcaatgcaggcgccagtgcaaagatgagtaaaGCGATTAATCATGAGAAGTCCACATTTAAAAGAGCGgttaatatgatttaaaaaaatagtctttTGACAAAACTAATAttaatacatgtaaactaggaacttattggaagtaaatgtttatatactacattacccagaaagcTTAGCACCGTAGACCATACCGGAAGTAGGTCTGAGCAAGGCGGGAGGACAACAattgtgccgtttgagcaataaagagttagTATATTGTTTTAAGACCCTTCCTAAAACCCATTTTtactcactggcttttaacccagcatgagactttgaactgtttttaacgttTGAACCGCCTTTTATCTGACCGATTGTccttaaaataatgttttttatctgatctttttttttatatttgacctctgttttaaattatatgttggccctagtgtgtttaggttgtctgtctctctgtgttgtccctacgatgaggtggcaacttgtccagggtgtaacccgcctttcgcccgagtgcagctgggataggctccagcacccccgctatcccgagagggacaagcgatagaaaatggatggatgggttttagtctgtcctttgtctGCACATTTCAagattatgttttttgtttgtagtgTACAGCTCTTTGTTTTTCAACAGTGGTTGTTttcaaagggctttataaatataattgttattgtaaggtAAGGTACATGTTGCTCTTtctgcttcgtctacacaagaaactAACATAAATCTTGATCAACAAGTTGACATGCGTGTCAGAGACAAATTCCGATGGCCAAAATGTGCATGGAAGTTGCCGGCATCTGATATTGCGGGGATTCGTAGAGTTTGCGTGAATTGGCGCGATCGAAAGTTTCTGGAGGGACTGATTATCTTATCTTAGCATCATAACTTCTTCTGTTGTTGATAACTTGCCCAACCTATGCCATTTTTTTAGTGGGTTCTACCTCTTGGTTATTAGTATGTGTGAGTgaaaggaagaaaagctctgacttgccTGCCAGCCTTTGTTTGCGTGTGTAAATCTTATGAAAATTGTCTTCTTAGTTGCTAGGAATATCTTATAACAAACATATGCCTGTGTTCCTTTTTGTTTGAAAGGTCAAGCTGAAGAAGTACACAAAGTTCCTTTTCGTGCGAGACCCCTTTGTGCGTCTCATTTCCGCCTACCGGGATAAATTTGAGCTGGGCAACGAGAACTTCTACCGCACATTTGCTCAGGTCATCCTGCGACGTTACGCCAACCagccaactccgcccacctctgTGGACGAGGCCCGTGCCGCGGGCATCCACCCGTCTTTCTCCCACTTTATCCAGTATCTCTTGGACCCTCAGACAGAGAAGGACATGCCTTTTAATGAGCACTGGCGGCAGGTGTACCGCCTTTGCCATCCTTGCCAGATCCAGTATGACTTTGTGGGCCACTTGGAGACAGCCGAGGAAGACGCAGAGCACTTGTTGCGCCAGCTGCGCGTGGACAATGTGGTCGAGTTCCCCTCCTCGCATAGGAACCTGACAGCCAGCAGCTGGGAAACCGACTGGTTCAGCACAGTACCCCTAGAGGCACGGAGGGAACTTTACAAACTGTATGAACCCGACTTTAGGCTTTTTGGCTTTAACAGACCGGATTCAATCCTCAATGTGTGAGTCTCACACACTCAAGCcacataaaaatatttattatgtggGACGCTCAGCTGCTTAAGCACACAAACCCATCATTCGAGACTGACGTTTTCGGGGAAGATTTACAAAAACACAGCACACAAAGAAGTGTGGCATTTTTTGCTCTCAGATTGTCGGATTAGCCGCTTGCAATCGGACACACGTTCAGTGTTGCACTACAGTGTGTTTATTTCCCACGGTGCAAGCATGGAAGGTTTTAACTGGTGATGGACTTCCATCCTGTCAGCCTTCAGCATGTCTAATTATTATATCACTTGTGGCATTTAGCAGCTTGCTTAGGCCACATTGTAGCAAAGTAGCATCATGTTGGCTCTTTGGAGTTGTCTCACCTCGTCTTTGTTCGTCTTGGTAAAAATTCCAGtggatgaaaaaaacaaaaatcaacaggagtcTGTAACAATGCCAAAAGTTGTTGTTCTGTAGTCTTGAACGTGGATCTCAACCATGCCTGATGAAGTACAGGACAAAATAGTGCCTTCGGTTGCAAACGTTTAcaccttaaaatgtatttttgtagagGGGTTCACACAATACAGTTGCCGCGCTCTATTTGATATTCTAAGCCGATTTGAGATGAACCGGAGTCAGCCGGTGATGTCCAACTGTTTTGGACCTCGTGAGATCTGTTAAAAGGATTATGCAAGAGTACTGTTCGTGGTTTGTACTGTACTGATGATGTCATGAACACCACGTATGTCGTCTCACATTGCCTTTTCTTTTTATACAACGGAGGCTATTTTTATTGGATGTTCTGTTTTGTCTTTTACAGTGCACAGTATGTGATTATCCCATGTGATTTTTAAAAACAATCCTAAATAAAATCATATCAAAAAAATATCAACCAGAAGACGTGGTGAGTTTGTAAAATCGTTGCCCGCTTTTTCAATTTGTAAGGCATGCATAATATTACAGTTGCCTCCTTTTGTGTACAATTAATGTGTAGTTGGCGCCCTCTGGTGGTTGATACGCTAAACTATCTTCGAGAAGCCCTCCAGAGCAGGGATGTTAAACTAAATTATTTTGAGaagcacatttccagaaagcaaaAGACTGCGGGGATGGACTTCTCCCCTCACTATCAGTTTTATTTTGTCTATTCTGGAAAACCATTGCAGAAacgctaagatggactgatgcaaagtgtaaaagtgttctgtggtctggcgagtccacattcaaatgggttttggaaactgtggacgtcgtgtcctccggaataaagaggaaaagaaccatccggattgttctaggcgcaaagttgaaaagacagcatctgtgatgttatgggggtgtattagcgcccaaggcatgggtaacttacacatctgtgaaggcaccattaatgctgaaaggtacatacaggttttggagcaacatatgttaccatccaagcaatgtctttttcatggacgcttcgcttattttagcaagacaatgccaagccacgtgttacaacagcgtggcttcatagtaaaagagtgcgggtactagactggcctgcctgtagtccagacctgtctcccattgaaaatgtttggcgcattatgaagtgtaaaataccacaacggagaccaacTTGAACAacaacatcaagcaagaatgggaaataattccacctgaaaaacttcaaaaattggtttccttagttcccaaacgtttactgagtgttgttaaaaggaaaggccatgtaacacagtagtaaaaatgcccctgtgtcaactttattgcaatgtgttgctgccattaaattctaagttaatgattatttgcacaaaaaaaaataagtttctcagttcgaacattgaatatcttgtcttcgcagtctattcaattgaatataagttgaaaaggatttcaaaatcattgtattctgtttttatttacgaattgcacaacgtgccaacttcactggttttgggttttgtaacatccttctagtgtttttaagaatctgctgcaaaaaattTGAGtctgtaaagttttttttttgctaaaatcgcGGGCCTCTAGGTGAATAGTTGTTAAGAtaggacctaaaatagaaccttgaggaacactgtaGAATAGTTAAAGATGTTGAACAATGACTTCtggctgcatctgaagtaaacaagctacaacaacacttagataaataaatctaataataaaaaataactgtcaaaaaggAGAGTACTtataggggtgccttgaggaacacctcagtccACATCACAAGTAATGACCCCAGTGTACTGTTTGCTAGCAATGttaaaaatgtcaatgcaaggatctgcaaaGAAGCACttttgtgtttttaggaattttgtgCAaagaagttttgaactgaactcagggggGTGTCATTCCTGCGCCAACAGTTGAATAACCCTGCGCTGGAGGATGTAAACAGTAAAAGCATGTCATCAGAACAATGAAACCAATACACACCTGTTGTAACCTGCATGCAATATTAAgcttaaatatttattatttattacaatgtTGTGATGCTTACAACGAACACAACATTACTCTGTGCTTGCTCTGATGAGGTATCCGTTGAAAGTGATGTAAATATCCACATCGTCGCTGTAAATTGCATTCTCCCGTTCCCTCTTGTACAGGCGGATCCACACCTCGTCGCCGAGGCCCAAGTCCAGCATGAGGCTCTGGCTCTGCATGATGGAGCGGTCGCTGGGCTGGGCGTACACGATGGCCTGCTCGGCCTCGTTCCGCATGATGTGCAGGTACGTCTCCTTGAAGTTCCACGTGTGGATGTTGACGTTGAAGAAATAGACGCCGGGCGTGTGGCAGACGTACTTCCCGCTGAACATATTGAAGTTGTCGTCGAGGTTTACGAAAACCGTGTCGAATATCAGCGTCTGGTAGGCCTCCAGGCTGTGGAGGGACTTGCGACGCCCAACGGAGAAAGCGGCGTGGTTAACTTTGCAGGGGTCACCTGGAAGGCCAGCCTGGCCCTTTGAGCCTTTTGAGCCCGTTGGGCCGGCGGGTCCTGAAGGGCCTTCCTGTCCGGTCTTACCTGGTGTCCCTCGATCACCGCGGTCTCCTTTGTCACCTGAACGAATGTCACATTTCCACCATGATACAACTGTAAAGTCTGTTCGTGTCCATTTTAAATGATGCCACATTTGTAAGGAACACTCATTAGTGGGAGGAGTGTTTATGTCACACGCAATAAATCAAACTCGGGTGGactttagagtagtctgtgtatACCAGCAGTATAGTTTTATCGTCCATTAGGGATGTTCCATTTATTCATAAGCGAGGTCGGCCGATGCCAATatcgataccgatcacatgtattaactacatttttcaatgtgtttgtggtGAGTgccattgacagtttaacaataccaACACATTATTTACACTAGTTCCTTATTTTCTTATAACGTACAATtctttgagcaaaacaaaatcaatagGACACAAAAGTTTTAAAGGATCGAGAAACTATTTCTACTTGTTTTTGAgttgtttttactttaaaacctgttacacattgtttt of Nerophis lumbriciformis linkage group LG22, RoL_Nlum_v2.1, whole genome shotgun sequence contains these proteins:
- the chst12a gene encoding carbohydrate sulfotransferase 12, translating into MGTSRMFRIFVVLGSAFMILLIILYWDDVGASRLYLHTPFSPDPKIAHPAPGRRQQQQQQQQKQQQKQPPQTPRTLSFLSDIDAFVNQFLEPGTGEPTDPMLAETSNQSEKAEERYVPRQEWKIHETPVAPELRQRQANRKKLLEDVCANDSLLFPGKKRSFDDIPNKELDHLIVDDRHGIIYCYVPKVACTNWKRIMIILSESLLHDGLPQQDPLSISNNQAHDSSMHFTFNKFWKRYGKFSRHLMKVKLKKYTKFLFVRDPFVRLISAYRDKFELGNENFYRTFAQVILRRYANQPTPPTSVDEARAAGIHPSFSHFIQYLLDPQTEKDMPFNEHWRQVYRLCHPCQIQYDFVGHLETAEEDAEHLLRQLRVDNVVEFPSSHRNLTASSWETDWFSTVPLEARRELYKLYEPDFRLFGFNRPDSILNV
- the c1qtnf6a gene encoding complement C1q tumor necrosis factor-related protein 6, which gives rise to MLGVLLILSFAHLVALAPHPDDPFVPCRRCCDHLQPTEDSPSPPPMGMYNQVPEVRTYINMTILKGDKGDRGDRGTPGKTGQEGPSGPAGPTGSKGSKGQAGLPGDPCKVNHAAFSVGRRKSLHSLEAYQTLIFDTVFVNLDDNFNMFSGKYVCHTPGVYFFNVNIHTWNFKETYLHIMRNEAEQAIVYAQPSDRSIMQSQSLMLDLGLGDEVWIRLYKRERENAIYSDDVDIYITFNGYLIRASTE